The sequence TTCCGACAGGTCCGGGCTCAGGCGCCGGCCATCCTGTTCGTAGACGAGCTGGATGCGGCAGGGCGCAAGCGCGGGGCCGGTGTCGGTGGCGGCAACGACGAGCGGGAGCAAACCCTCAACCAGATGCTCGTCGAGATGGACGGCTTCTCCCCGAGCAGCGGCGTCGTCGTCATCGGCGCCACGAACCGGCCGGACATCCTCGACCCCGCGCTGCTGCGCCCGGGGCGCTTCGACCGGATCGTCACCGTCGACAAGCCCGACGTCGCGGGCCGGTTCGAACTGCTGCGGCTCTACGCGACAGGCCGACCGACCGCGGGCAACGTCGACCTCGACGCCCTAGCCCGGCGTACCGTGGGACTCACCGGCGCCGACATCGCCAATCTCTGGCGCGAGGCCGCTCTGCTCGCAGTGCGCGCCCAGGCCACCGCAATCACCCAGGAGCATCTCGACGAAGCCGTGTTGCGGGTGGTTGTGGGTCCGAGCCGTCCTATTGAAGCGCTCTCCACCGAGGAGCGGCGGATCGTGGCCGTACACGAGGCCGGGCACGCGGTGAGCGCCGCCGCATTGGGGCTGGTCGCCGGGCTCGACCGGGTGTCCGTCGCCCGGCGTGGGGTGGGCCTCGGTCACGTGATCCTCACCGGTGAGGACCGCCTACTCCTGCGGCAGAGCGATCTGCTGGCCCGGATGGCTGCGAGCCTCGGCGGGCGAGCCGCGGAGCAGATCGTGCTGGGCGAGACGAGCACCGGCTGTGAGGCGGACATCGAACGGGCCACCGAGATTGCGAGTGAGATGGCCGGGCGTTACGGGATGAGCGAGGGGGTTGGCCCGGTGCGCATCCACGTCAAGGACCACGAAGTCTTCCTCGGCCGCGATCTGGGCGAACTCGCTCAGGTGAGCCCGGAGACCCTGGGCCGGCTGGACGCGGAAATCCGTCGTCTAGTCGAGTCGGCGGACGACCGGGCCCGCTCGGTGGTCGCGGCCAATCTGGCCGTGCTTCTCGAGCTCGCCGGGCGGCTCGAGGACGCGGATACCGTCGCCGGCCCGGAACTCGCCGGATTGCTCTCGAGGGTCGCCGCGGGAACCGCCGCCACGCCAGCGCGGACACCGGCCGGGATCGCCACACCGGCGAACGGTCGGCGGCGGCGCGCGCCCGAGAGCTAGCCGCCCGTGAATCACGGGCGGCTCGTCATCGCCGGGGCCCTGCTCACCGTAAGCACCGCGCTCGTCCCGCTCGGGGGCTCAGCCCAGGCCGGTTCGGGCTGCCTCGCGACGAGCGCGCCCCGCGGGACCTGGAGCCTGGTGCCGGCGCCGGCCGCCGGAGCGGCCATCGGTCAGCTCGGCGACGATCCATGTCGGCTGATCGCGGTGACCGGTGCCCAGGTCGTCGAGACCAGCTCCGACGGCGGGTCGTCCTGGCAACCCACGGGGGCCCGTACCCCGGCCCCGATCGGCCAGATCGTGACCGGTGGCCTGCCTGCGGAGACCGCGCTTTTCCTCCCGCTGGCGCCGAGCTCTTCCCCGGCCGGGCTGTTCCGGACGACCGACGGCGGGCGCACCGTTTCAGCGGTCGCCGGACTCAACGGGCTGAGCGTCCTCTCGATCACCGCCGGGGCGGGTGGCTCGGTGTA is a genomic window of Mycobacteriales bacterium containing:
- the ftsH gene encoding ATP-dependent zinc metalloprotease FtsH, with amino-acid sequence MRVPTGLAARFSGLRGRRLRTVPVLLSGLLVALAIFFWASVFLLAPVGGSRGVALSDILTAAGEKQVVSSTLYDVDNRVEIRTLGGQTLFAAYPHSAAVTGDLISTLARSGPVRVDAQTGKATLLFVRDYLLPVFVLAALFGLVLTAGRGEGGAREYTQFSRVRSGAKLKTRHDRAAFSAIGFASVAGCGYAVTELAEIVDYLRDSSRFVELGAVPPKGVLLVGPPGTGKTLLARAVAGQADVPFFSISGSEFVESLVGVGAARVRDLFRQVRAQAPAILFVDELDAAGRKRGAGVGGGNDEREQTLNQMLVEMDGFSPSSGVVVIGATNRPDILDPALLRPGRFDRIVTVDKPDVAGRFELLRLYATGRPTAGNVDLDALARRTVGLTGADIANLWREAALLAVRAQATAITQEHLDEAVLRVVVGPSRPIEALSTEERRIVAVHEAGHAVSAAALGLVAGLDRVSVARRGVGLGHVILTGEDRLLLRQSDLLARMAASLGGRAAEQIVLGETSTGCEADIERATEIASEMAGRYGMSEGVGPVRIHVKDHEVFLGRDLGELAQVSPETLGRLDAEIRRLVESADDRARSVVAANLAVLLELAGRLEDADTVAGPELAGLLSRVAAGTAATPARTPAGIATPANGRRRRAPES